From the Papaver somniferum cultivar HN1 chromosome 2, ASM357369v1, whole genome shotgun sequence genome, the window TGATCAAGTTTGGGTATTTCTCACTAAAGATCGAATGCCGGCTCATGCTTATAATAAACTCAAGGCAAAGAAAATAGGTCCTCTCACGGTCGTGGAACGAATTAATGACAATGCTTATCGCCTACAACTTCCAGCGAACATCAACACTTCGGATGTCTTCAATGTCCGTTATTTATCACGTTTTGTTCCACCAGACCCAGTTCCAGATTCGTGGTCGAATCCTTCTAACCCGGCGGGACCTGATGCAGCATCctgatacctttcctaattttggccttttttttagatttccttttcttttatgaatTCCTTTTTTTTAGATGCTCGATTTTTGGGAAAGTTAGGTTAttataaataagggattgtaagatagttttTGTCATTCAGTTTTAAGAGATAGTAAACTAGAGTTTTttttctctaaagccttgcattgatttgattctgtcatcaattcgagagccttgcatcgaatctgattcaattcttcgattcaagaagtcaggtctctGGAAATTTCAACCTAAATTTCTAGATTGAGCTGAGTTACTGTTGATACGCTGCGCCACTTTTTCACAAAATTAAGGCTCCGCATTTACTGGGATTGGCTTGACCGTGAACGTGTCTACTGAATCGTCACCCCTTACGTCTTTTCATTAGAAAATGTCATAGAAAGAGTAAGCGATACGTTTTCGTCACTTTCAATCTCAATTTTATTCTGCTGTTTTAGTATTATCCGATCAAAATTTTGGTAGTCAAGAAGACAATAGTGAATTTGACTGAGTTTTCAGTATATTTTTTACGCCATTGCCCCAGCCCAAAGAGCTGGAATTGAATTTGGTCGTCAATTGCATGTTTCCAATATCTTTCCCATAGTAAAATGTTAACCTATATAAATATCGACATATGCAAACATGAAGGTCATAAGCATATTGATCTACACCAAGTTTCAAAGAAAGGAAGCCATGGCTGCTGCTAAGTTTAGTATCAAAACTACATCACCATTCTTCCTAGTTCTGTGTTTAACTGTGTTCCTATTTTTTACTTTGTCATGCTTTGCTGATCCAGACGAGCTACAAGACTTTTGTGTTGCTGACTTGAATGCCACAACTATCCTGAATTGGTTCCCTAGCAAGCCGGTGTCCGAAGTTACATCAAATGATTTCTTTTATAGTGGCTTGGTGAAAGAAGCAAGCACAGCGAATCCCTTAGGGCTTGGAGTGAGATTAGGTGATGTTAATAATTTCCCTGGGTTAAACACCGTTGGACTTTCGGTAAACCGAGCCGACTTTGCACCTGGTGGAGTGATTCCACTGCACACACACCCTCGCGCAAGTGAAGCTGTATTTATCATAAAAGGGGAAGTTCTTGTCGGGTTCATAACTACTACTAATGTTTTGTACTCAAAGGTTCTCAAAGCTGGAGAGATGTTTATTGTTCCGAAAGGACTTGTGCACTTAATTTCTAAAGAACGTTGGACGGGGGAAGGCTAGCGGGCTAGCTATTTTCAATAGTCAACTGGCCGGAACTGCAATACTTGCTAATAACCTCTTTGGTTCTAAGCCAACAACTCCTACCGATATCTTGGCTAAGAACTTCCCAGTTGATGAGAACGTCATCACCAGCATAAAATCCAAGTTTGGTAACTAAGCAAGATAACTGAATTTGTATTCGTTTATTTGTAATAAGGAACACTAGATTTGTGCTCGTGAGACGCACCgggtattttttccttttaacttggtgtgccaGGGACTTCCTCGACCCCGTgatcatgtatttttgatttggtgtgtgcggGGCTTCGTCCTGCCCCGTGgtcatgtattttttattttgtgtgaGCGGTGCTTCGCCCGCCCCGTGGCAATGCATTTTTTATTTCGCGTGCCTGTCCCATGGCGAGCCATTTTATATTTTGTACACACGGAGCTTTGCCCCACCCGTGGCGataaattttttatttggtgCGCTCGGGACTTCGCCCCGCCATGTGGCAATGTATTTTTCATTTGTTGTGGCggggaaaatacattaaatatgtgtatattttatttatttattcattttatTTACATAGAGAATATGTAGATTTTTTTCCCATATATGTGAATTTCGAAAAAA encodes:
- the LOC113354175 gene encoding LOW QUALITY PROTEIN: germin-like protein subfamily T member 2 (The sequence of the model RefSeq protein was modified relative to this genomic sequence to represent the inferred CDS: deleted 1 base in 1 codon; substituted 1 base at 1 genomic stop codon); this translates as MAAAKFSIKTTSPFFLVLCLTVFLFFTLSCFADPDELQDFCVADLNATTILNWFPSKPVSEVTSNDFFYSGLVKEASTANPLGLGVRLGDVNNFPGLNTVGLSVNRADFAPGGVIPLHTHPRASEAVFIIKGEVLVGFITTTNVLYSKVLKAGEMFIVPKGLVHXFLKNVGRGKASGLAIFNSQLAGTAILANNLFGSKPTTPTDILAKNFPVDENVITSIKSKFGN